GTAGAAGCTCCAGCCAGCAGAAGGATGATCAACCCTGCAGTTCAGAGTTACTGAGGCTCCAGGACTCGGCCATGATGGAGACACAGAGAGGACAGGCTGAGGTGTGTCTGTTGGAAAGTGATTTAATGATAATTGGTGGGTAACAAACACTCCTTGCATCCTACATATTTTTTACAAACATATCAAACAAATGTGAAGGTTCATCATCCTTAAATATAATAACCAGCATATTATAGATGATATGTTTATATACATATAGCAAAACAAAGTCTAATAATGATAAAACCCATATGACATGTGACTTACTGTCAGATACGGTCAATGTGAGGACATCACTCCAATGCGTTGAAGACATTTCACCTTTCAGTCTGCCTTTACACCTGTAGTCTCCACCACGTTGTGAGGTCAGAGTAAGTTTAGGGTCAGATGTCGGAGGTGTTTCTAACACGGGTGTCATCCATATATAATCCCACTCAGAGTCTCCTCCATCCTTAATTTCACAAGTCAGAGTGATCGTTTCTCCAGAGTACATCTCAGGCCAGTTGGGTCGCAGGGTCACAACAGCCCTGTGTGTGACTGTTAGAGGAAGAAGCACAAAATACTAAATACAAAAAATCAAACAAATATACATTTCTTAGTGACCTTCTCAATCCTTACTTTCAAAtattataatttgtattttctttatgaCATAATATTAGATCATTACCGACTGCATCGCTGTACTCTGTGTAGTAAACCgggtctcctcttcctcctctgcacCAGTAGACGCCTCCTCGTGAGACACTGATTCGGTCATTTGTGAGGAAAACAACATCTTGTGTCTTCAGGGGTTCAGAGGTTTTCCCTTTTTTGGACCAGAAGTATCTCCAACCAGAAGCTGATGATATTCCTACAGAGCAAGTTAGAGTCGCATTGCCCCCTCCTGGAAATATGTCTCTCAGCTGGGCCTTTGGTTTTGCTGTTTAATGTAGAATAAAGGTACAAATGTTTACAAAATGTTAGTTATTGTCCCGGTAAATAAGCCTAGATTGacaaataatacaaatgtatattttctccaGCAATCTTAGTAATATCAAATCACTGTGTATGCTATAGTGAACATAATGAAAATATAGAGAAATAACtgcttatatttatatttataaccACTGAAGTAGTTGGTTAACCTCGAGTAGAAACGCACATAAAACGGGCTGAAAAAGTCAAAAgccttttttttctttgttcATTGTCCAGTGTTTCTAAGACGATGCAGATATTATCATTCTGTTTCATTTTGGGTTTACTAaatgtctgaagcttttaggtATGAAAATGACTTACGTTCAGTTCTCAGTGTTCTTGGTTCAGATTCTTCATCGCCAAATCTACAACTGTAAGAGCTCCCGTCTGACATTACTTGAACGGTGTTTTTTGCCATTAATGATCCGTCTCTGAAGAAGGCAGcattctcctctctctgagtaCGATGCCGACAGCGCAGAGTAACTGATTCTCCTTCAAACAAAGTGGACGCAGGACTTTCCAGGATCACGTTTCTGTCTGTGTAACACAAATGGTTACTTGTTTTAGTAAAACAGTTCAATTAATACAACATTAGTACAAAGAAATACTTCCATTTATGAAGAATACATTTTCACATTTCATAAAAAAGGAATACATTTTTACCTGCACTGTTTGAATAATTATTGTTAAGCACATTAAGGTGCATCAGTTTCTCGAATATATTGATGTTTCTTCATAATTTGTCACAATTAATAAAGTATAACAAGGTTTGTTGGTAAAGTATTATCTTTATGTAAATGCTTTGATGTAAGAAGCTGATCCCTGTTTGTATTATTGTTCTTATGTTAATACTCTTGATTTTGTGAAAGCACAGGATTGTACAGTATACTTCACCTGCCTATACAGCATCAGTGGAGCTGTTCAAACAttaaaatattataataatttACAGATTATATATTAGAACTTGTCCAAACTGCGTGTTCATATCAATATggctcataaataaataaaaaatgctttTATTGAACATGGTCACGGTGGTATTACTTTGATCACTTACctgatatatatagatagatttTATTGCTTGTCTTTGTTAATTCTCCGTTCTGAAAGAAGCAATAATATTCACCACTGTAGCCTTCAGATAGAGGTTGGAATGTTCTGAACTTTTGTTTGCTGGGATGGAAAAATGCTCCATGTCGGGTGTAGATTGAGTAAAACCAGCCGCTGTCTTTGCCTCCTGTAATGTCACACTTGAAGGTAacagaccctccagaaaaaaaagcagTCCAGTTTGGCTCAATGGTCAGCACAGCATCTAGAAACCATCACAAGATACATGAagtaaaatgtattttctttttgtCAAAAGATTAATAATAAATTGACTAAACGGAACACACAAAAAAGAGGATGTTGTTTGGAGAGTTACATAGGTAGATTTTACTTGAGTTAAtatacaaaaagaaagaaaatgttaTAATTACCTTGAGCTTGTCCACGGTAAAGTAAATTCAGCACTGAAACAAGTATGAAACTAAATCAGACATTATTAAATTGAAAGAAATCAAACATATCATCATctcaggcatttaaaaagttgtATCCATGGCAATTAAAACATTCAAAGTACTCACAGAGAAACCCCAGTAGACAGAGCAAAGTGTGTCCCATCTTCACATCCAACACTGATAATCTGCTGCTCTGTTTATGAGAAAGTCTTCTACTTTGTTTAAATAGAAAGATTGAAACTGCAGCAGATGAAGAGAAATCAGGAACTGCAGAgaaacaaatgtaatgtaatattggGAACGGAAGTTGATTTTTAACTTCTTTACACAGTCTGGACTTCCTTCCTGTTTACACAAAGCTCACACTGAACAGATTTTAACACAACACATGTTTTGCACCTTAGTTTAGGTATCCTCAAATGATGAAGAGAGATAAGGTATTCAAACATAATTCCTGATAGATTAGATCATCCTGTGGGCTCATGCTTCTGCACAAATGGTCCGTAATTATTGATGCTGCTATAAAGACTGCTGCATGAAGTCAAACAGTTTTCTTTCTAGAACAATTAAGTGATAAAATTGCATGCGTCATACTCACTTTATAATCCATGGGCCTTCTCACCAATATTTCATGTGAAAATGTGTGTAACAGCTTTAACCAAATAGTTGAACTGCAGTGCTGGAGGAATTCAACTTTAAGTTTGGAAACAACCTCACCCACAGGAAGTCTCTCATAGTCTCTTTACCAGAAGTGAATGTGAAGAGAGACAAAGTCCTGCCCCCTCCTATCTTTATCATTAGTAATAAAGCAATCATTTTAATACAGAAAATATGTTTTGTCTAGGAGCAAAATTGTATCACAACAGTTGAACAAAAATGACTTAATGCATAATAATGATCGAAATAAATAAACACCACAACACTTCAGTAGCTGTGAAGTTTTAAATGTGGTGGGGAGTCACAATTGAAAGCTTCCACTTCCATGCATGAGTGCAAAGCTAAGAAAGTGAACTGTAAGCAGTCAATTGTTTAGTTAGGAGTTACATTTACATGACATCAGACCCTGCTGCCAGACTTCAGAAGGACTATTTCTGTAGAGTAGGTAAAGTATCAGTTAAGTAGTTTGACACCACCTTGTGGTCATATATCAAAAGAAAGCTTCAAATATAACTGCTCAGTGACTGGAGAACAAGTAAAATAGAATGTCCTCAGTAAAACATACTTACATAAATTGGAAACATTTATGATGGCAGTAGTGCGTCAGTAGATTCCCTTCTTCTATCTCTTTACATAGAGAATACTGTATGTTTACCCATGGACAATGTAGGAACACAGTACATATATTCACATTTTGAGATCATACAAGATTAAAAAGTATAAGTACTAGCAGAcaacatattatatattaaatGCATAACGGGTTTTGGCTAccattttttaaattgtaataccAAAAAcaagtttgaaatatataaaatgTTCTGCCTTGTTTTCCTCCTGGACAGGCTTTACTGCTTTGATTGAATTGAAAGCATGAAATAAAGATAATACTTGTGGGTTGTTGTTTTTCTAATGGTGACAATCGTATGAGAACATCCGTCATGTTTTAGTTATATTGGATAATCTGCATCAGAAAATACAGaatgtttgtattattaaagATGAGATGCTAAATTAATCCAAGTTATTTGTATTAatgcaaaacaaaaaacgtgcCCCAACAATCTGAAAGGAAACAAATACAGTGTACCAAAGCTGTGTGCTTCAGTTCCTTTGAACCTGAACATCTTGTTTGACCTATTGGTGGCGCTGTGACTGCAGATGTTTTGGCTTTTGCAAGAGACTACTTCTGCAGGTAAATTAAAGGCATTAGATCATGTGTTGGCACCCTGTGGTAGCATCTAGTAAGAATCATTCACTGAACAGTACATGCAGGTATAATTGCATTCAGGTTTTATTAATAATATATCTGTGTGTCCACTGCGTGCATCTACAGTGCTAAAGCATGTGTCCATACTGCATATATTAGTATCTCGCTCTAATATCACTAAATGTACAACAAGGTTAGAGCCACATGATCTGAATCAGACAATGTTTTACACTAAATATAAGTACACATAAAGTAAGTATCCAGTTGAATTGCAAAGCATGTTCCAGAAAGGCCGTTATTAAAAAAGGAACTGCGCTATTTACACAAAAGCAGCAAATACACTCAATTGCTGAAACAAGGATGTtgcttttcatgtttttatctgCTCCATTGGTTCTGTCCATGAGGATGTCTTTATTGATCTGGAAGAAAACCAAAATGAGTTATTATCATTACTTTCTGCTCATGGTACTGTTTTTGAATAAAACAATGTATGGTAAAGccataataaagaaaatatttaaattgaccATTTATTAGTTACGATGTTTTAAGTAATGTTTCATTAAACCAAAGCATGTCTGGAAAACAACACGCTGTATTTAAGAAAGACATGAAAATGCACAAAAAGTGTAACACTTTATTTGGTGGATTTGCTCATTGCTGAAACTGACAAGCAGCACAGCATACAATAAAAgcttttagtatatttatatgtatatgtattaaAGTGTTTTGTACTTCACCTGTAGCCACGTTTGAGTAAAGGCTCTCTTCTGGTTCATTACTGGCACCTAGGATTAAAATAATGTATCAAAGGACAATTCCTGTACTTTATTTAGACACTGCTGGCCTACAAAAGCATCTCAACCATTGCATGTAGTATTTGTATTTCTCCATGTGAAACACAAATGAAATACTTTACCATTTCCAGCTTCTACAGGCCCTCCGATTGTTTCATAGAGACAACGATCGCCTACAGAGAAGTGAAAATCAACCACGGTTACACCAATCATTTTAATCACAATTAAGGCTAAGAGTTCAAATAAATCATATTATTAAACCGGAGAAGGGCTGACCATGGAGGAGAGTAGAATATTCTGGCATGTTTTGAATTTCATCCTGGTTGATCATGTGGTCTGTAGCAGGGCCCTGATTGGTGCTCTGAGATCTTGTGGGCCATACACATGAAGATAATGAAGACGATTGACTTTAACATATAACAGCTGTAAAGTTCAAAATGAGATACAAGAGGGTTGTACCGACCTGATGAAGACTAAATCTGTTGAATACAAGAAAAATTCAATTACATTGTTTTTGAATTGCAAAT
This genomic stretch from Pseudochaenichthys georgianus chromosome 18, fPseGeo1.2, whole genome shotgun sequence harbors:
- the LOC117463826 gene encoding Fc receptor-like protein 5 isoform X3; protein product: MGHTLLCLLGFLLLNLLYRGQAQDAVLTIEPNWTAFFSGGSVTFKCDITGGKDSGWFYSIYTRHGAFFHPSKQKFRTFQPLSEGYSGEYYCFFQNGELTKTSNKIYLYISDRNVILESPASTLFEGESVTLRCRHRTQREENAAFFRDGSLMAKNTVQVMSDGSSYSCRFGDEESEPRTLRTEPKPKAQLRDIFPGGGNATLTCSVGISSASGWRYFWSKKGKTSEPLKTQDVVFLTNDRISVSRGGVYWCRGGRGDPVYYTEYSDAVVTHRAVVTLRPNWPEMYSGETITLTCEIKDGGDSEWDYIWMTPVLETPPTSDPKLTLTSQRGGDYRCKGRLKGEMSSTHWSDVLTLTVSDNTPQPVLSVSPSWPSPGASVTLNCRVDHPSAGWSFYWYKAVPQKSDYSYSFELLAGSENGTEQHLFIIDGQTHTAGYVCRAGRGDPVFYSWHSKPAFVWSGDINSAVSLTVSPDSVQHFTETPVSLSCEGNSTEWRVRRFSKHDYLLPCSFLGTMTGSTCTITRSWVSGVFWCESETGQFSNAVNITKDDDDIILVSPVRPVAEGHAVTLSCKLKTGTVYNVDFYKNDKLIQNDTRSELTISAVSKSDEGFYKCKRRDSADGWTSPESWFSVKSASMDGEASAFPVLLIVGLLCGVSLIILLLLFLYLYRKSKDSCYSRSQRTNQGPATDHMINQDETMLASVLQDNACLYATVRRPEEPANDEYTDVTYSVVELKNISKKGKKNEPEDCVYSHVQMASAAGKSNPAPADETIYSELKPGTALGKNAA
- the LOC117463826 gene encoding Fc receptor-like protein 5 isoform X1 produces the protein MDYKSSRLSVLDVKMGHTLLCLLGFLLLNLLYRGQAQDAVLTIEPNWTAFFSGGSVTFKCDITGGKDSGWFYSIYTRHGAFFHPSKQKFRTFQPLSEGYSGEYYCFFQNGELTKTSNKIYLYISDRNVILESPASTLFEGESVTLRCRHRTQREENAAFFRDGSLMAKNTVQVMSDGSSYSCRFGDEESEPRTLRTEPKPKAQLRDIFPGGGNATLTCSVGISSASGWRYFWSKKGKTSEPLKTQDVVFLTNDRISVSRGGVYWCRGGRGDPVYYTEYSDAVVTHRAVVTLRPNWPEMYSGETITLTCEIKDGGDSEWDYIWMTPVLETPPTSDPKLTLTSQRGGDYRCKGRLKGEMSSTHWSDVLTLTVSDNTPQPVLSVSPSWPSPGASVTLNCRVDHPSAGWSFYWYKAVPQKSDYSYSFELLAGSENGTEQHLFIIDGQTHTAGYVCRAGRGDPVFYSWHSKPAFVWSGDINSAVSLTVSPDSVQHFTETPVSLSCEGNSTEWRVRRFSKHDYLLPCSFLGTMTGSTCTITRSWVSGVFWCESETGQFSNAVNITKDDDDIILVSPVRPVAEGHAVTLSCKLKTGTVYNVDFYKNDKLIQNDTRSELTISAVSKSDEGFYKCKRRDSADGWTSPESWFSVKSASMDGEASAFPVLLIVGLLCGVSLIILLLLFLYLYRKSKDSCYSRSQRTNQGPATDHMINQDETMLASVLQDNACLYATVRRPEEPANDEYTDVTYSVVELKNISKKGKKNEPEDCVYSHVQMASAAGKSNPAPADETIYSELKPGTALGKNAA
- the LOC117463826 gene encoding Fc receptor-like protein 5 isoform X2 — translated: MDYKSSRLSVLDVKMGHTLLCLLGFLLLNLLYRGQAQDAVLTIEPNWTAFFSGGSVTFKCDITGGKDSGWFYSIYTRHGAFFHPSKQKFRTFQPLSEGYSGEYYCFFQNGELTKTSNKIYLYISDRNVILESPASTLFEGESVTLRCRHRTQREENAAFFRDGSLMAKNTVQVMSDGSSYSCRFGDEESEPRTLRTEPKPKAQLRDIFPGGGNATLTCSVGISSASGWRYFWSKKGKTSEPLKTQDVVFLTNDRISVSRGGVYWCRGGRGDPVYYTEYSDAVVTHRAVVTLRPNWPEMYSGETITLTCEIKDGGDSEWDYIWMTPVLETPPTSDPKLTLTSQRGGDYRCKGRLKGEMSSTHWSDVLTLTVSDNTPQPVLSVSPSWPSPGASVTLNCRVDHPSAGWSFYWYKAVPQKSDYSYSFELLAGSENGTEQHLFIIDGQTHTAGYVCRAGRGDPVFYSWHSKPAFVWSGDINSAVSLTVSPDSVQHFTETPVSLSCEGNSTEWRVRRFSKHDYLLPCSFLGTMTGSTCTITRSWVSGVFWCESETGQFSNAVNITKDDDDIILVSPVRPVAEGHAVTLSCKLKTGTVYNVDFYKNDKLIQNDTRSELTISAVSKSDEGFYKCKRRDSADGWTSPESWFSVKSSMDGEASAFPVLLIVGLLCGVSLIILLLLFLYLYRKSKDSCYSRSQRTNQGPATDHMINQDETMLASVLQDNACLYATVRRPEEPANDEYTDVTYSVVELKNISKKGKKNEPEDCVYSHVQMASAAGKSNPAPADETIYSELKPGTALGKNAA